One window of Dysidea avara chromosome 11, odDysAvar1.4, whole genome shotgun sequence genomic DNA carries:
- the LOC136238525 gene encoding E3 ubiquitin ligase Rnf121-like — MEDSTEITVTSDETTASPVTSMDWDNINWSQFSEKEAHRLRHRMIEEKHRGHEQMHAEMILILFGAMLLAQVVLVVWKLRHKKSYHAVTLFGMWVIPPYISFKAEFWRMIYVWTAFSIVTLFVTYKATRRKISPITPRMVYRWFLFIHQITYIVGVIGYVIMVLLLSGLVYAFPSVAEYIIELSASLIFYGMYFGVLGRDFSELCIDHMAASMKYTTGAAKGRLPDTELIGNVCAVCECEIVTDGGSERTFRLTCDHLFHEFCIRGWCIVGKKQTCPYCNEKVDLKRMFTNPWERPHMLFGQLLDFIRYFIVWLPIIFTLVQGIYYVLELK, encoded by the exons ATGGAAGACTCTACCGAGATCACCGTAACGAGCGATGAAACCACCGCGTCCCCAGTG ACGTCCATGGATTGGGATAACATTAACTGGAGCCAGTTCAGCGAAAAGGAGGCACACAG GTTACGACATAGGATGATCGAGGAAAAGCATCGAGGTCATGAACAAATGCATGCTGAGATGATCCTTATTTTATTTGGTGCCATGTTACTGGCTCAAGTGGTACTGGTAGTGTGGAAACTACGACATAAAAAGTCTTACCAT GCAGTTACTTTATTTGGCATGTGGGTGATTCCCCCATACATTTCATTCAAGGCAGAGTTCTGGAGGATGATTTATGTGTGGACTGCTTTCTCTATCGTCACCTTGTTTGTCACATATAAGGCGACGAGAAGAAAAATATCACCTATTACACCAAG GATGGTATATCGCTGGTTCCTATTCATCCACCAAATCACTTATATTGTTGGGGTCATAGGATATGTCATCATGGTGTTACTACTGTCTGGTCTGGTATATGCCTTCCCCAGTGTGGCTGAGTATATTATAGAGTTAAGTGCATCATTGATATTTTATGGAATGTACTTTGGTGTGCTTGGACGAGATTTCTCCGAGCTGTGCATTGACCACATGGCAGCTTCAATGAAG TATACTACTGGGGCTGCAAAGGGTCGACTGCCAGATACTGAGCTGATTGGGAATGTGTGTGCTGTCTGTGAGTGTGAGATTGTCACAGACGGTGGCTCAGAGCGGACATTCAGATTAACCTGTGATCATCT ATTTCATGAGTTCTGTATTCGTGGTTGGTGCATAGTTGGCAAGAAGCAGACTTGTCCTTACTGTAATGAAAAAGTTGATCTCAAAAGAATGTTTACTAATCC TTGGGAGAGACCTCACATGCTATTTGGTCAACTTCTAGATTTCATAAGATATTTCATAGTTTGGTTACCAATAATATTTACTTTAGTACAAGGTATCTATTATGTTCTAGAACTCAAATAA